The Pseudoliparis swirei isolate HS2019 ecotype Mariana Trench chromosome 1, NWPU_hadal_v1, whole genome shotgun sequence genome has a window encoding:
- the tbxta gene encoding T-box transcription factor T-A → MTSSNTDQRLEHLLSAVESEFQKGSEKGDASERDIKLTLDDADLWNKFKELTNEMIVTKTGRRMFPVLRASVSGLDPNAMYSVLLDFVAADNNRWKYVNGEWVPGGKPEPQSPSCVYIHPDSPNFGAHWMKAPVSFSKVKLSNKLNGGGQIMLNSLHKYEPRIHIVKVGGIQKMISSQSFPETQFIAVTAYQNEEITALKIKHNPFAKAFLDAKERSDHKDIPDHSADSQQSGYSQLGGWFLPGQSPICPSSSPPQFSGAAGHSSGSYCERYSSLRSHRAAPYPSHYPHRTSSTNNYMDNTSGTLPSHDSWSALQIPNSTGMGTLSHTTNSTSNSSQYPSLWSVAGTTLTPSGSASASIPGGLTSQFLRGTSYTGLTSSLPVSSPSSMYDPSLSEVGVGEAQFESSIARLTASWAPVAQSY, encoded by the exons ATGACTTCTTCCAACACTGACCAGCGCCTGGAGCATCTCCTCAGCGCCGTGGAGAGCGAGTTCCAGAAGGGCAGCGAGAAGGGCGACGCGTCCGAGAGGGATATTAAACTGACGCTGGATGATGCGGATTTGTGGAACAAGTTCAAAGAGTTAACCAACGAGATGATTGTCACCAAGACTGGAAG GAGGATGTTTCCGGTGCTCAGGGCCAGCGTCAGCGGCCTGGACCCCAACGCCATGTACTCGGTGCTGCTGGATTTCGTGGCCGCGGACAACAACCGGTGGAAATACGTGAACGGGGAGTGGGTCCCCGGTGGCAAACCGGAGCCCCAGAGCCCCAGCTGCGTCTACATCCACCCGGACTCCCCGAACTTCGGAGCGCACTGGATGAAAGCGCCGGTCTCCTTCAGCAAAGTGAAACTCTCCAATAAACTCAACGGGGgcggacag ATCATGCTGAATTCTCTTCACAAATATGAGCCGAGGATACACATCGTGAAGGTTGGCGGCATCCAGAAGATGATCAGCAGCCAGTCTTTCCCCGAAACACAGTTCATCGCAGTCACGGCGTACCAGAACGAAGAG ATCACCGCGCTGAAGATAAAGCACAATCCCTTTGCTAAAGCCTTCTTGGATGCCAAAGAAAG GAGCGACCATAAAGACATCCCCGATCACAGCGCAGACAGCCAGCAGTCTGGCTACTCTCAGC TGGGAGGTTGGTTCCTCCCGGGCCAGAGTCCCATCTGCCCCAGCAGCAGCCCTCCTCAGTTCAGTGGGGCGGCGGGCCACTCCTCCGGCTCCTACTGCGAGCGCTACTCCAGCCTGAGGAGCCACAGGGCGGCCCCATACCCCAGCCACTACCCCCACCGCACCTCCAGCACAA ACAACTACATGGACAATACTTCAGGGACTCTGCCCTCTCATGACAGCTGGTCTGCTCTCCAGATCCCCAACTCCACAGGCATGGGCACTCTGTCCCACACCACCAACTCCACATCTAATTCCAG TCAGTACCCCAGCCTATGGTCAGTAGCCGGCACCACCCTCACCCCCTCAGGCTCGGCCTCGGCCTCCATACCTGGAGGTTTGACCTCACAGTTCCTGAGGGGCACCTCATACACAGGCCTGACCTCCTCGCTGCCCGtctcctcgccctcctccaTGTATGACCCCAGCCTGAGCGAGGTCGGGGTCGGGGAAGCCCAGTTCGAGAGCTCCATCGCCAGGCTGACCGCGTCCTGGGCACCTGTGGCTCAGAGCTACTGA